TTACAAATTGAGAAAATACTTCTTTGGCATCGAAGGGGAGGTTTGGTGATTGGTGATTAGTGGTTGGTGATTGCTGGTTGGTGTCTTCAATCCCCAATCCCCAATCTCCATTCTCCATTCTCCTATCCCCATTCTCCATTCTCCTATCCCCATTCTCCAATCTCCAATCTCCATTCTCCAATTTCCATCCACTTTTATATTTATTACTTAATTTCTTCAGTGCCTTTTGATCTAGTTCCTCTCTTAAAATGGTAATATCCTCCAAAGGAACATCTGGCGTGAGTTCATCCTGCAAACCATAAATCTCAATAAATTGTCGATTAAGTTCTTCTTCGTTTCTGTGGAGCTGGAAGAATCTATTTCTCCAGTATTGTTGGAAAAGGTCATAGCTCTCTTCGATGCTTGTGCTGAGTGAAGCCGAAGTATCCGCACCTTTAATACGAAGGAGTTCGTTTTGTTGAAGGTTCCAAGATTTTTCGGTAGAATCCCAATCTTTTTTTGAAATGTAAATGTTTTTAGTAACAAGATCATTTACATCATGTGTATTTTGAATAATTAGAGGAATTCTTAAAATATCCCCAACTTTGTAATCTAATGTTGCTGCTAAAACCATCAAAAATTCCATTGCAACTTTAGAATTAAGTAGCCCATGTATAAAAATTAAATTTTTATCAGAAAATCCTTTTGCACCTTTGGAATCAAATAGAAATCCTCTTTCGGAATAACGAACACATAGTGAGGCACTTGATATTGCTGTCCACGAAACCCCTTCTTTAAAAGCATAATCTCCATTGTAATTGTGAGATCTAATTCTACCTGTTTTCTCATCTATATTATTACGTATCTCAAATCCATCGTTTTTCCAATTAACTAAATGTTGATTATTTCCATACCATCTTCGAAATATCCCACCTTTATTGTACGGAAACCATTTTCTATTTGAGCTAATCGAATCTTTAATTGTTGTAGTATTAAAACCAACATTAGATAAATTAACTTCAGACCAATACCTTAAAAAGCGTTCATTATCTGCTGTTGCCATACCTTCTCTCGTGGTCATCGCATTTTCGATTAATGGTTTATTATCAAAATGCTCAAAAATCACATCACTAAGCCAATACCCAATAGGGCTACCTGGAATCTTTTCAAAATCTTTTTGGTTTGCAGTGTAAGCCCATCCACAATCTGGGTTTTGGATAGCTTCGAGAGTTTTACTTTGTTTTAATTCAGAACTCCCGTCGTCAACCAAGCGGAAGTAAACGCCTTGTTCTTTTGGTAAATTATTCCAAAAAGTGAATGATGCATTTTGAACCACCTCGCCGCCAATTTCCGGAAAGGCTCTTGGGCCAAGATGAAGTAGTGTGTCAATTTGTACGTCTTTTAAAAGTTGATTCCGTAATTTCTCGTAACTGCTCAGGAACATCCAACTGTGTTGGTTTATCATTCCTAAAAATCCTTTGGGATAAAGCATTGCCAAACCAGTTTCCATAAAGCAAGCCATCAGGTCCGCTTTACTTAGAGGGTAGGCGGTTTTCACAAAATCAGCCAAAGACTTATTCACATTACCTATACCCATGTAGGGAGGATTGTCCACAATACAATGGTATTTTTTGCTTAATGGCAACAATTGCGTTAAAGCTCTTTCGAGTTGTTCGAGGTTGTAGTGCAAAAAGACATCCGAGTTGCGGGAGGCATCGCTTACTTTTTGCAATACCTTTTCAAGCTCGCTTTGTGGCGTATGTGGCACAATCAGCGAACCCAGATTGGTGGCTTGCTGCATATTGCCCAGGTCATGCTTCAGCGCATCAGAAAGGTCTAAACCGATTTGCGTAAAAGTATCTTTAACTTCATCCTCGCTCAGCCGGAAGTCCCGGAAGCAAATGATGTTGGGCTCAAGGTTCTTACTAAACACCCTGCGGTGATAGCTGCGGGCTTTCATCATCAAGGCCATGCCTGCAAGTTGCGCGGCACGTTCGTCTATCTCAAAACCAAAGAGATTTTTGCTAATGATTAATTGCGGAATCTCAGAAGGATTGTAGCCCTCTTCTTCATAGATTTTTGTAAACAAATCAAAACCATACACCAAAATATGCCCGCTGCCACAGGCCTGGTCAAGAAGTTTAATTTCTTCGACAGAATTAATCTTTAAATAATCTTCGGCCTGCACCGAAGGGGATTCGATGAAGTAGGGCATGTGCTTGCGCAGGCTGGAACCGGGTTTGTTTTGC
This window of the Bacteroidales bacterium genome carries:
- the pglX gene encoding BREX-1 system adenine-specific DNA-methyltransferase PglX — translated: MNTNQLKRFAQQARRKLIEQVGAKIEYVLNADSIALREQAKEIRELKEEIARTGKEQLIEKVAYTWFNRLMALRFMDANEYQPSGMRIISPKDGHTLPELLNEAKQVNIPGEFKVDKAKINDLLDGKIPSPNAQNEVFRLLLIAACNDLHVKFPFLFEAINDYTELLLPDDLTSEFSIVHDVVIDMCSDDCQQVEVIGWLYQFYISEKKDEVFASKSKVKKEDIPAATQLFTPRWIVEYMVQNTLGKLWLQNKPGSSLRKHMPYFIESPSVQAEDYLKINSVEEIKLLDQACGSGHILVYGFDLFTKIYEEEGYNPSEIPQLIISKNLFGFEIDERAAQLAGMALMMKARSYHRRVFSKNLEPNIICFRDFRLSEDEVKDTFTQIGLDLSDALKHDLGNMQQATNLGSLIVPHTPQSELEKVLQKVSDASRNSDVFLHYNLEQLERALTQLLPLSKKYHCIVDNPPYMGIGNVNKSLADFVKTAYPLSKADLMACFMETGLAMLYPKGFLGMINQHSWMFLSSYEKLRNQLLKDVQIDTLLHLGPRAFPEIGGEVVQNASFTFWNNLPKEQGVYFRLVDDGSSELKQSKTLEAIQNPDCGWAYTANQKDFEKIPGSPIGYWLSDVIFEHFDNKPLIENAMTTREGMATADNERFLRYWSEVNLSNVGFNTTTIKDSISSNRKWFPYNKGGIFRRWYGNNQHLVNWKNDGFEIRNNIDEKTGRIRSHNYNGDYAFKEGVSWTAISSASLCVRYSERGFLFDSKGAKGFSDKNLIFIHGLLNSKVAMEFLMVLAATLDYKVGDILRIPLIIQNTHDVNDLVTKNIYISKKDWDSTEKSWNLQQNELLRIKGADTSASLSTSIEESYDLFQQYWRNRFFQLHRNEEELNRQFIEIYGLQDELTPDVPLEDITILREELDQKALKKLSNKYKSGWKLENGDWRLENGDRRMENGDRRMENGDWGLGIEDTNQQSPTTNHQSPNLPFDAKEVFSQFVSYAVGCMFGRYSLDQEGLILANQGEALEDYLKIIASEAKQSPTFLPDDDNIIPVLDDEWFEDDITGRFREFLRVSFGEQSLEKNLAFVETCLGTDIRKYFNRDFYKEHITRYKKRPIYWMFSSPKGYFNVLIYMHRYTRDTISNILNNYLREFIEKLKTRKAHWNQMKISGTGSEQTQAIKEMDKLDKMLLDCQEYERDILYPLASERIPIDLDDGVLVNYNKFGKAIKEVSGLNDKKAKDKVRGFDWIDTTKII